One genomic window of Candidatus Binataceae bacterium includes the following:
- a CDS encoding LLM class flavin-dependent oxidoreductase, whose amino-acid sequence MEFGIGIDTHVNKWDLIRYAEELGYDRAWIPDSQMIWSDCYATLALAAVNTRRIKIGTGVAIAGTRIAPVTAHSIASINQLAPGRTFLGIGTGHTAMRVMGQSPMPVAEFREYLRVLRALLHGEAVDYTLNRRTREIKFLHRDRRFINLDDPILIYVAANGPRVCEAAGEFGDGWVTAGGINARVGGRLARIRAGAERAGRRLGQDFHTAALTSACVLRAGEPVTSERVINQTGAQVTSALHFAYENWKARGQADEAIPPFFRNVWDDYLRRVGSYSLPERARFRQIHEGHGTFMQPEERRFVSAEAVHGTCLVGEPDEMIAQLRAMEAAGIKETVIEPPADFQREVFRDFAEMVMPAFR is encoded by the coding sequence ATGGAATTCGGAATCGGAATCGACACGCACGTCAACAAATGGGATCTGATCCGGTATGCCGAGGAACTTGGCTACGACCGCGCATGGATTCCCGATTCGCAGATGATCTGGTCGGACTGCTACGCGACGCTCGCGCTGGCGGCGGTCAACACGCGCCGTATCAAAATCGGGACGGGAGTCGCGATCGCCGGCACACGGATCGCGCCGGTCACCGCGCATTCCATCGCGAGCATCAACCAGTTAGCGCCGGGGCGCACCTTCCTGGGGATCGGCACGGGACACACGGCGATGCGAGTGATGGGGCAAAGCCCGATGCCGGTCGCCGAGTTTCGCGAGTACCTGAGGGTCCTTCGCGCGCTACTCCATGGCGAGGCTGTCGATTACACCCTCAACAGGCGTACGCGTGAGATAAAGTTCCTTCATCGCGACCGCCGCTTCATCAATCTCGACGATCCGATTCTGATTTACGTAGCCGCAAACGGGCCGCGCGTATGCGAGGCTGCGGGTGAATTCGGCGATGGCTGGGTAACTGCAGGCGGAATCAATGCGCGGGTCGGCGGACGGCTGGCGCGAATTCGCGCAGGCGCCGAGCGTGCGGGACGCCGGCTTGGGCAGGATTTCCATACCGCCGCGCTCACGAGCGCGTGCGTGCTGCGCGCGGGCGAGCCCGTGACCTCGGAGCGCGTGATCAATCAGACCGGGGCGCAGGTGACGAGCGCGCTGCACTTCGCCTACGAGAACTGGAAAGCGCGCGGCCAGGCAGACGAAGCGATTCCGCCTTTCTTCCGCAACGTGTGGGACGACTATCTGCGGCGCGTCGGCTCCTACAGCCTGCCCGAGCGCGCGCGCTTTCGCCAGATCCACGAGGGCCACGGCACCTTCATGCAGCCCGAGGAGCGGCGATTCGTCAGCGCCGAGGCGGTTCACGGCACGTGTCTGGTGGGCGAGCCGGACGAGATGATCGCGCAACTGCGCGCGATGGAAGCCGCCGGCATCAAAGAGACGGTGATCGAGCCGCCGGCGGATTTTCAGCGCGAGGTCTTTCGCGATTTCGCCGAGATGGTGATGCCAGCGTTCCGCTAG